Part of the Benincasa hispida cultivar B227 chromosome 12, ASM972705v1, whole genome shotgun sequence genome is shown below.
tatgatcaaatttaaatagtctatcagtgatagactatattattggtaggagtctatcagtgatagaccataccACTGGTAAAAATCTaccaacgatagaagtctatcactgatagacttgtctatatttttaatttttttaaatgatgttatatactttgttattatttctaaaaatgctaccaattgtaATTTACCATTGAGTATATTGagataaaatatcacatatataattcaAAAACTAACCCTCCGTTagataatcatttaatttttgaaaattaggcttataaatactattttcattttttattttccttgttTTGTTACCTACTTTctaattatatacatatatttttaatatcgatttcaagttttgaaaaataaaaaaaaagtaatcttTGTTTTAGCTTAAGATTATTTTCAGAATGTTACTTTAAGAAAGACGATGAAGAACCATTATAAACCCTTATTATTCGAAAATCTCTAATTGATTGTATAATTAACTTTTAAGAATGATTTGGGTTAGGTCAAAATGAGGATGCTTTCTTAGTTTTCCCATCTTGTGGAGAGTTCAATCTAGGCCtttgtcctttttctttttaatttcaagagGGGAATATAGTAGGAAAGAAAAAATCAAGAATAGTATCAAACTATTGTATAGAGGAGTCTAATTAAGTTACTATCAAACAtggaaaatgagaaagaaatatTAAGATTAGTTAATTTTTCTTTCGAGTTCTATTGAGattagctaattaattaaggtaAATTATAACTGATCATTgatttgacttttcaaagttatATATTCATCTcactatagtttaatataaatttgaaacaaTGATAACTTGTAGCTCAAGAAAATATACAATACATGTGTGAAGTCAAGTCCATGTGCGTGAAATTGAACAATTTACTCATCATAGTATACCTAAAATTGACATACAAAGCagactctttagaagtccaaaTCTCTCTCATAAAttgttttactaaaaaaaaaaatttgaataactcAAATTCAATAAGAAACAAACAATCCAACCATTAAAACATGCATTTGCATTCGATTTTATTGCTTTCAAGTTTCAAACTTAAAAATAGTCATAGCTTGACCTATTCATGTCTACAAAGACCATTTAAcaatcaacttatttataaatataatcattataGTGAATAATCAcgttatttataaatataatcattataGTGAATAATCACGTCAATATTTAAACTTTCTCtagtaaaaatattatatataagtaGAATAAGTCCCATAATTATTATGATCAATTTAAGATGTGTGACTCGAAATggtcaaaataaaaaaagtaaaaatttcttttaattggAATTTGACTAATTCTTATAAGCAATTGTATTAATGAAGTCGGGTTATGCATTTTGGTCCAATGAATTCAACCCTATTTTCACGCAATAGGAAACCTTTGGTTTCTCTTGACGTTCAAGTTGTTGGATTGAAGTTTCCTacttaaaattttgtttctgaATTTTTTTGAACTATGATTCTTCTTGTCATTTGAATATATATGTGGGAGAATgttgtttcttttgttttgtttttccttttttctttttgttaaaagATAAGATCAACCGTcaaagtaaatatatatagttcAAATGATATGTAGTATGTACTATCGATCAACTTGTATGGTTTGAATTCCTTCACACTCTTTTGtactaaaagataaaaaaaaaagaaagattaattCAAATCgatattttaaaatgaaagttttattgttaaataaacaaaaacctcAAGGCAATGATCTAGTTAAAAATTTGCAAAAACTATCATGAAGTACTCCATTAGGTTAATACAATCAacactttcaaaattttaatttgatcaatttcctacttaaacttaaaaaaaaattgtttgttatacataaattttaaatttgcaaAATATGCAAACTATGTCCCATATACTATAATGACCCTAGTACAAGGACTTAGGTCGACACTTATTTAATAGTCAGTCATCAATTGGAAGCGGACAAGATGGTGATGAATTGCGATTGGTCTAAACCTTCGATCAGCGACTTATTGCAACATGCCTAGAATGACGATACATATTAAGACCTTATTCACACAGCAAAGAAAGACCGAATGGAAGGGGGCAGTCAGCTGATTGCTTCTTGGCCATGGTTTTACTTTCCAGCTAtagaattaattataacaacataacccaattttttatttcaataagaAAAGTATAAtattaacaattaaacaaaaatgaattttagACTGATGTGACCTCTCATCTTAATTCAAAAAAGGTAGATGTAAAAATCGAAAAGgtatatgaatgaaataaaaattagggaaaaatatttttttgtccataaaatttggacaaatttttatttgattcatagatttcaaaatattacacttaTATAGTCTTTGTTATAACTTTTTATTAAGTTGCCACTTATTAAAAACATGAGGTGAAGAGATTCAAACTCGaaccataattatttttaaattaataaactttttCTAAGAAATACACATAACGATTAGATCGTTAATCTTTCTCACACtcaacaataatattattacaTACAACATTATGTATGCACGtatgaaagaaattaaaaataaaagatgttttaaaagaaaacatatatGTTAGACAAGTGCATGTGATTGATGGCTATTGATTCTCtcatttgattaattttcaaacccATATTCTTTGTTTTCTTCCTTTGAAGCATTAATGGTAATTAAGAAGCGTTACTCCCCTCTTTGTGCTAAGGTCACCATTCATATCACTTTGCTATCACATCTCATCATATTAATCTTTTCTTTGGAACCctaataatttatcatatttatcAAAATCTAGAGTAATGTTAACATGcactttaatttcttttgaaattaaaagcTTGATTTCCATTCCAATATAATTATTGTactacaaaaactaaaaaaataaagtagCCAAAGAAAAATTGACaactatagattaaatttttgcatatatatatttctatgaatTCTAAGATAATAGAGATGCACCATATAGTGGAATTTGGAAAACAATCCTAACTTATCCAATTTTCAGCTAGTGGCTATCAATCAACATGTCCATCAACTTTTTGAAACATTTCAAACATGAGTTAACATTGTAGGATTAAATGTTCTTACAAGAAAGTTGTTTGTTATATTACACAAATATTTTCATcccaaatttattttatagacATATCGTATCATTATATCTATATTATATCACATCATTTACctttaaaatgataataaattatttatctatTGAGTTATACTCAAATTAGTCGTCAGaccaatatttatttaataatacaaataatttttttgataTCCGTGAGTGTGTAAATTAATCTCATGGGACAATTCACTTTACCCTACAATATTTGAGTGTTAAGAAGACTCGTAGGATATTAAAATCTTAGGTAAGTGACTATCATAGATTGAGCTCGTTCTTGTTTAACTTACGAAAAACTTTTTCTTCACTCCCTCCGCCATTTCTGGTCTAAACGGGAAATTCTTGCTGTCTATGCGAGAAAAATGGACATGTGGAAGAAAGAATTGAGATgagaattgaaaattaaaaggtGGAGAAAAAGGGTCCACGGAGTAGTGGCTTTTAGGAGCAGCACCCAATCATTTCTCCAGCTGACTTTGTTTATTTTAACCGACAACCAAATTTCAAGGCACTTTTGGCCTTTCCTCCAACAAAATCtgctctatttatttatttgttttttccaCATCATCATTGTTACACGTGTCATCCATCAGATGGAACTCATTCCCAATCCTTTGACTTTGACGACTTTAGTCAATAAAACCCTAACCCAactcttaaaccttttttttttttttctcttttctttttgtatatATGACCCTTTCCTCAACTCACCCTTTATATAGCttctctttttaattaattctttccctttcttcttcttcctttataATTTTCATGGCGATTTTTCCTATCAACTCATCCAACTTGGATCTCTCCATTTCCATGCCTGGCTTTGCTTCTCCACCGACTCGTTCTTCGTTTGGTAAGCTCTCTATCTACATGCATCGACAAATTCCGTAACGATTAAGACGTCAGTAATCTTTCCCTAATATCAGAAGTTAGTTCAAATCTCCACTTTCTCAATCATAATGCtatatatttctttctttttttttttttttctcaatttagtatttttttaaatttaacatatatcgGGGAGGttcagtttttttaaaaaaactattagAATGTCTTAATCACTGAACTATGTTTAGATTTATTTGTCATACTATTGCATGTTGATTAAAGTGAAAGTAAGAGTTTTTATAGTGAGAGAATTGGACATAAATCAAGTACCGGCAGCAGGAGAAGCGGAGGTCGAAGAATGGGCCGTGGCACCGAGCGctgaggaggaggaggaagaagaaagctgCACTAATAATGGAGGTACCCAACCAAGGAAGAAGCTTCGCCTGTCAAAGGATCAATCTCGTCTTCTTGAAGCAAGCTTTAGGCTCAATCATACATTAAACCCGGTGAGCATAATCATCtaaaaatcaattatctttgattttttttttttttgaaaatatgggGTGAAAATTGAAGATTATACCTTAAAATTGATTGTACATGTTCAATTGAGCTATGTTCACGTTGACCTTTAAATTTGTCAGTTaattatatgtatgtatatatattatttataaaagaagcttttgttttgttttgtttttgtttttttggcaGAAGCAAAAGGAAGCTTTGGCTATGGAGTTGAAGCTGAAGCCCAGACAAGTTGAAGTTTGGTTTCAGAATCGGAGGGCCaggtttgaatattttattcatttcttaatataaataataaaataaaccgAAAGAAtttcaactttttatttttcttttaacaaaaCATAggatttttaaatgttttattagaacccaaagaaagaaacaaacaaacggacacaaaattattattattacgttggtttgataaccatttcttttctttttcactcttgtaaaatagaaaataaaaaagtataactTTTGGTAAACTAGCTCTTTTAATAACATCTTCTTTTTAGTTCTCGGTCGGAAGAATCAAACCTTAAAATCTTGATCgaaaatacatattttatgtCCGTTGGAATAAATATTTTCATGTTAACCACTATAAAAGCATATGTTCAAAAGTCGGTTAGAAAAGAAAGGAACAATGATAGATACCattgattttcaaaaagaaaaaaaccaaagAAATAAACAAAGCTCAGAACCAACTTATTACAATCATATGAATGAAAGAATAATCAATTCACAAATGAAAATTAAGATCTAGTTTGATAAAAATTTTGACACccttttataataattttgttttcaagttttcaccttttaaaatttatgctttttttttttttttttttttttttttttttaattctgatTTTAGGTACTTGAATTTGTAGTCAAgttcggaaaaaaaaaaacaagtctATGAAAagtctaaattataaaaaatgtccTTGAACTTCGTATTATGAGTAAGAATacctttgaaatttcaaaaaatttataaatatccttaaattttttagaaatatttaaaaaatacccttactgTAAATTTTAAATGGAAACCAgtgtttcattttaaaaatactctagaacttttaaaattttaaaaaatatccttaaacttaaaaaaatgttaaaacatACCCTTACTGTTATGGTATATAGatcataataaaaataaagaaaataatgaaagcATCCAGAGGAaaccttaatatttaaatgttttaacaatGTTATATGTTAGTAGTTGAGTATGTGTGTTATTTATCATTTTGGTATATTTTAAaaggagattttgattttggaattttgtgagatttatttgttttaaaattggtgCTTTTTGAAAATACCCTTAAacgtgaagaaaaaaaagaaaaaaacttaaaaaatatccttactACTAGTATATGAACACAAACCTTTAATATTAGtgtaaaaatatctttaaacttttaagaGTTGCATTAATACGCTTCATCTTGGCAAAAAGTAAGTTTAAAGACGCTCCTACTATTAATATGGTGATCAATTTGTTTAAAGCTTTTGTATGTTTGAAAAGCACCagttttttaagtttaatggtatatttgaaacttttgaaagtttatgattatttttgaaataaaacactAATAATTTTTAACCAAAACTAACgataaggatatttttgaacTCTCTTCGAAAgttcaagggtatttttgatacaaaatacaaagttgatgggtatttaatataatttatcctttgaaaaataaagaatatcATAGATAAAAGTAGTAATGTTTGGATGCTTAatcttaaaaatcaaatagcagcgattaatcaaattttctatcatatTCCCTCACAAGAACTCGTTTGAGTACATACTATTAGTTTTTCATCTTAtttgattaaaaagaaaacaagttaTTTGTACAACTTCCATGGCAGGTTTTCCTATTTAACTTATTGCATGTTTGCACTTTTGCAACATAAATATgtgttaataataataagtaatgAACAAAAAGATGCGCATAGAAGTATTAGGCGTCAAATAATTAGTTcagttaaaaaataattaataaaaacaaacttttCTTT
Proteins encoded:
- the LOC120067954 gene encoding homeobox-leucine zipper protein HOX3-like isoform X1 is translated as MAIFPINSSNLDLSISMPGFASPPTRSSFVRELDINQVPAAGEAEVEEWAVAPSAEEEEEEESCTNNGGTQPRKKLRLSKDQSRLLEASFRLNHTLNPKQKEALAMELKLKPRQVEVWFQNRRARSKLKQTEIECEYLKRWFRSLTEQNRWLRRELEELRAIKVAPPAIVSRRDRQPPLSTSTITMCPRCERITSTKAAVTETAIAATTMSSKVVLSALKLR
- the LOC120067954 gene encoding homeobox-leucine zipper protein ATHB-17-like isoform X2; protein product: MAIFPINSSNLDLSISMPGFASPPTRSSFAGEAEVEEWAVAPSAEEEEEEESCTNNGGTQPRKKLRLSKDQSRLLEASFRLNHTLNPKQKEALAMELKLKPRQVEVWFQNRRARSKLKQTEIECEYLKRWFRSLTEQNRWLRRELEELRAIKVAPPAIVSRRDRQPPLSTSTITMCPRCERITSTKAAVTETAIAATTMSSKVVLSALKLR
- the LOC120067954 gene encoding homeobox-leucine zipper protein ATHB-17-like isoform X3, with the protein product MAIFPINSSNLDLSISMPGFASPPTRSSFGEAEVEEWAVAPSAEEEEEEESCTNNGGTQPRKKLRLSKDQSRLLEASFRLNHTLNPKQKEALAMELKLKPRQVEVWFQNRRARSKLKQTEIECEYLKRWFRSLTEQNRWLRRELEELRAIKVAPPAIVSRRDRQPPLSTSTITMCPRCERITSTKAAVTETAIAATTMSSKVVLSALKLR